The proteins below are encoded in one region of Thermodesulfobacteriota bacterium:
- the rlmN gene encoding 23S rRNA (adenine(2503)-C(2))-methyltransferase RlmN, with product MESINLKDLSPDELEGFVANLGEKSYRARQLGKWMYQKRTTSFDDMTDLPKDFRQTLAQAAFISSLRLIEERVSRDGTKKYLFELSDGNRVESVLIPDGKRSTLCISSQVGCALGCTFCLTGRVGRIRNLKPSEILDQFLQVSGLNHEPVTNIVFMGMGEPLDNLESTVRALQTFTHPDYIGFSSKKITVSTSGLVPKIRELGERISVNLSVSLNAPKDELRDKIMPINRKYPINKLLEEVKRFPVPNRKLLTFEYVLLKGINDSDRDARELGELLKGIRCKVNLIPFNEAPPLSYESPSEERVFQFQRILIAYGLDVRIRKNRGRDILGACGQLAATYPVEKVAKHSR from the coding sequence ATGGAGAGTATAAATCTTAAGGACCTAAGTCCCGATGAACTGGAGGGTTTTGTAGCCAATCTGGGAGAGAAGTCATATCGTGCCCGGCAGTTGGGAAAGTGGATGTATCAAAAAAGGACGACTTCATTCGACGATATGACCGACCTGCCCAAGGACTTCAGGCAAACCCTCGCCCAAGCGGCCTTTATATCTTCTCTCCGCCTGATCGAAGAGCGGGTTTCCCGGGACGGCACCAAAAAGTATCTCTTTGAGCTTTCCGATGGGAACCGGGTAGAAAGCGTATTAATTCCGGATGGAAAGAGGTCTACGCTTTGTATCTCTTCTCAGGTTGGGTGCGCTCTTGGTTGCACTTTTTGCCTTACCGGAAGAGTGGGGAGGATAAGGAATCTCAAGCCCTCCGAGATATTAGACCAGTTTCTCCAGGTGAGCGGTCTCAACCACGAACCGGTTACCAACATAGTTTTCATGGGTATGGGCGAGCCTCTAGACAACCTGGAAAGTACGGTAAGAGCATTGCAAACATTCACCCATCCCGATTACATCGGATTTTCTTCAAAGAAGATTACGGTATCTACTTCCGGCTTGGTTCCCAAGATCAGGGAGCTAGGAGAAAGAATCTCGGTAAACCTATCCGTCTCGCTAAACGCACCCAAGGATGAGTTGAGGGATAAGATCATGCCCATAAACAGAAAATACCCCATAAATAAGCTTCTCGAAGAGGTAAAGAGGTTTCCCGTGCCCAATAGGAAGCTTTTGACCTTCGAGTACGTTCTGCTCAAGGGCATAAACGACTCGGACCGGGATGCCAGAGAGCTAGGCGAATTGCTGAAGGGGATTAGGTGCAAGGTAAATTTGATCCCGTTTAATGAAGCCCCTCCGCTTTCCTATGAATCTCCCTCGGAGGAGAGGGTATTTCAGTTTCAGCGAATTTTAATAGCATATGGGCTCGACGTAAGGATAAGGAAGAACCGCGGCCGGGATATACTCGGTGCTTGCGGGCAGCTTGCGGCGACTTATCCAGTCGAGAAGGTGGCTAAACACTCAAGGTAG
- the alaS gene encoding alanine--tRNA ligase, whose translation MKGSEVRQKFLDYFEERGHTVVKSSSLIPKNDPTLLFTNAGMVQFKDVFLGFDIRPYKRATSCQKCVRAGGKHNDLENVGYTARHHTFFEMLGNFSFGDYFKREAIKFGWELITKMYKLPEDRLYVTVFRDDDEAFDLWSDEIGLSQDRIFRMGEKDNFWAMGDTGPCGPCSEIIIDQGESFGCGKPTCTVGCDCDRYLELWNLVFMQFERDSSGKLSPLPNPSIDTGMGLERVTAVLQGVRSNYETDLLRPIIARVEEISDKAYGKDASSDVSMRVMADHARAVTFLISDGVIPSNEGRGYVLRRILRRAVRHARMLGIKEPCLFNLAYRVKELMEDAYPEIRERLSFVVDVVKNEEERFFETIDRGLELLNVEIEKHKGERILPGDVVFRLYDTFGFPVDLTQDITRESGLELDYAGFEKEMERQRERSRLAWKGSGDEELLPLYKEFISGGLVVSFTGYDKTSDRGRVTAIISQGRLVDSASEGDSVELITDKTPFYGESGGQVGDKGIIEGESGVVEVVDTKKPFPNFIVHHGVIKKGTLWVGDMVELRVDEGQRYGAKTHHTTTHILHAVLREVLGTHVRQAGSLVAPERLRFDFTHFSSVDNKTIRKMEEIINERVRWDDQVIIQTDVPYDQAIKSGAMAIFEEKYGDRVRVVNIGDYSKELCGGTHLHTTGEAGLFKIVTETASSAGVRRIEALAGESAWRFLKKQEETLIEASNLLRVPQSELVSRLKKMVEENERLKRELESFKSRAMTEKAKELIDSVREVNGIRVLSVDVGEAGPDELRKVWDDIKTELSSGLAVLGGKSDGKAFLLVGVTKDLSKRFHAGKMVKELASYIGGGGGGKPDMAQAGGNKPENLDKALKKAYEIVSST comes from the coding sequence ATGAAAGGTTCGGAAGTAAGGCAAAAATTTCTTGATTACTTTGAGGAAAGGGGACACACCGTCGTCAAAAGCTCCTCCTTAATACCCAAGAATGACCCGACTCTGCTATTCACGAACGCCGGGATGGTGCAGTTTAAGGATGTGTTCCTGGGGTTTGACATCCGCCCGTATAAAAGGGCTACATCGTGCCAAAAGTGCGTCCGAGCCGGGGGCAAGCACAACGACCTGGAGAACGTCGGATACACTGCCCGGCACCATACCTTCTTCGAGATGCTGGGCAATTTCTCTTTCGGAGATTATTTTAAGAGGGAAGCGATCAAGTTCGGGTGGGAGCTGATTACTAAGATGTATAAACTCCCCGAGGACAGGCTCTACGTCACCGTCTTCAGGGACGATGATGAAGCATTCGATTTATGGAGTGATGAAATCGGACTCTCCCAGGACCGCATTTTTCGTATGGGAGAGAAAGACAATTTCTGGGCGATGGGCGATACCGGTCCCTGTGGACCGTGCTCCGAGATCATAATCGACCAGGGTGAATCCTTCGGCTGCGGGAAACCAACCTGTACCGTCGGCTGTGACTGCGACCGTTATCTTGAACTCTGGAACCTGGTTTTCATGCAGTTTGAGAGGGATTCATCGGGTAAGCTGTCGCCGCTTCCCAATCCGAGCATAGACACCGGAATGGGGCTGGAAAGGGTTACGGCAGTTCTTCAGGGAGTCAGGAGCAATTATGAGACCGACCTCCTTCGCCCGATCATAGCCCGGGTTGAAGAGATATCGGATAAAGCTTATGGCAAGGATGCTTCATCCGACGTATCTATGAGGGTAATGGCAGACCACGCCCGCGCTGTAACCTTCTTGATCTCGGACGGAGTAATCCCTTCAAACGAGGGCCGGGGGTACGTGCTCAGAAGGATATTAAGACGCGCAGTACGCCATGCCCGGATGCTTGGTATCAAAGAGCCCTGCCTGTTTAATCTGGCCTACAGGGTAAAGGAATTGATGGAAGATGCCTACCCGGAGATTAGAGAGAGGCTTAGTTTTGTCGTGGATGTGGTCAAGAATGAAGAAGAGAGGTTTTTTGAGACGATTGACCGGGGATTGGAGCTCTTAAATGTGGAGATTGAAAAGCATAAGGGGGAGAGAATCCTACCCGGCGACGTGGTCTTTAGGCTTTATGATACCTTTGGTTTTCCGGTGGACTTAACCCAGGATATAACCAGGGAAAGCGGGCTTGAGCTCGACTATGCCGGGTTTGAGAAGGAGATGGAGAGACAGAGGGAACGGTCAAGATTGGCTTGGAAGGGTTCGGGTGACGAGGAGTTACTGCCGTTATACAAGGAGTTCATCTCCGGAGGGCTTGTGGTGAGCTTCACCGGCTACGATAAAACCAGCGATAGGGGCAGGGTTACTGCAATCATAAGCCAAGGAAGGCTTGTCGATAGCGCCAGTGAGGGCGACAGTGTAGAGCTTATAACCGATAAAACCCCATTTTACGGGGAGTCCGGAGGCCAGGTGGGGGATAAGGGAATCATAGAAGGCGAGTCCGGTGTGGTCGAGGTTGTCGATACCAAGAAGCCTTTTCCCAACTTTATAGTTCATCATGGGGTTATCAAAAAGGGAACGCTCTGGGTTGGAGACATGGTAGAGCTTCGAGTAGATGAAGGGCAAAGATACGGTGCTAAAACCCATCATACCACCACCCACATACTCCATGCCGTGTTGAGGGAGGTTCTTGGAACCCATGTTAGACAGGCCGGGTCCTTGGTAGCGCCGGAGAGGCTGAGGTTCGATTTTACTCACTTCTCGTCAGTCGACAACAAGACCATTCGCAAGATGGAGGAAATCATAAACGAGAGGGTCAGGTGGGATGACCAAGTGATCATCCAGACGGATGTTCCTTATGACCAGGCAATAAAGAGCGGGGCGATGGCCATCTTTGAGGAGAAATATGGAGACAGAGTCAGGGTGGTGAATATCGGCGATTACAGCAAGGAGTTGTGTGGCGGGACCCATTTGCATACGACTGGAGAAGCGGGTCTTTTCAAAATCGTGACCGAGACAGCTTCATCCGCCGGGGTCAGAAGAATAGAGGCTCTAGCCGGGGAATCCGCCTGGAGATTCCTGAAAAAGCAGGAAGAAACACTTATCGAGGCTTCTAACCTTTTACGGGTACCTCAGTCCGAGTTGGTCTCCAGGTTGAAGAAGATGGTTGAAGAAAATGAGAGGCTCAAGAGAGAACTCGAATCATTCAAAAGCAGGGCCATGACCGAGAAGGCAAAAGAACTCATCGACAGCGTGAGGGAGGTAAACGGCATAAGGGTTCTTTCCGTCGATGTCGGAGAGGCCGGCCCGGATGAACTCAGAAAGGTCTGGGATGACATAAAGACTGAACTCAGCTCTGGTCTTGCTGTTCTCGGAGGCAAGAGCGACGGAAAGGCCTTCCTTCTGGTCGGTGTCACGAAGGATTTGAGCAAAAGATTTCACGCCGGGAAAATGGTCAAGGAGCTGGCATCATACATTGGCGGAGGAGGCGGGGGAAAGCCGGATATGGCACAGGCTGGCGGAAATAAACCGGAGAATCTAGATAAAGCGCTTAAGAAGGCCTATGAAATCGTTAGCAGCACTTAG
- the rpoH gene encoding RNA polymerase sigma factor RpoH, whose product MTDEDKKEKEYFNKALPAPTTSMERYLAEISNYPILSREEEYKLAMRYKKNGDLKAARKLITSNLRFVVKIANEYKNYGLNPMDLIQEGNVGLMQAVKRFDPTKGYRLISYAVWWIRAYIHNYIIRTWSLVKIGTTQAQRKLFYKLRSTKQKMDITDENLTPEDYKNLAEELGVSDEAVVEMEQRMGGKDLSLNTELNNSVDTTHLDFLVDEVSNQEEIITKAEEEEKVKSELETALKSLKDRERFIIENRILRDNPLTLEELGTKLNLSRERVRQIENAALKKIKHVLEKKGISR is encoded by the coding sequence ATGACAGACGAGGATAAAAAGGAAAAAGAATATTTTAATAAAGCACTTCCTGCTCCGACTACATCCATGGAGCGCTATCTGGCCGAGATAAGCAATTATCCCATTCTCAGCCGGGAAGAGGAATATAAGCTGGCCATGCGGTATAAAAAGAATGGGGATTTAAAGGCCGCTCGTAAGCTCATAACCTCAAATCTAAGGTTTGTGGTGAAGATTGCCAATGAGTATAAAAACTACGGGCTTAACCCCATGGACTTGATTCAGGAAGGGAATGTAGGATTGATGCAGGCAGTGAAGAGGTTTGACCCCACTAAGGGCTACCGCCTTATTTCCTACGCCGTCTGGTGGATAAGGGCTTACATCCATAACTACATAATCAGGACTTGGAGCCTGGTTAAGATTGGAACAACACAGGCGCAGAGAAAACTGTTTTATAAGCTTCGTTCCACAAAACAGAAGATGGATATTACCGATGAAAATCTAACCCCCGAGGATTATAAAAATCTGGCCGAGGAACTCGGCGTCTCCGACGAGGCCGTGGTAGAAATGGAGCAGAGAATGGGAGGCAAGGACCTTTCTCTTAATACCGAACTCAACAATAGCGTGGATACAACTCACCTTGATTTCCTGGTAGATGAAGTATCAAACCAGGAAGAGATAATTACCAAAGCGGAAGAGGAAGAAAAGGTTAAAAGCGAGCTTGAGACCGCCTTGAAATCCCTCAAAGACAGAGAACGCTTCATAATAGAGAATAGAATTCTCCGAGATAATCCTCTAACTCTCGAGGAACTGGGCACAAAACTGAACCTCTCCCGAGAACGGGTTAGACAGATCGAGAATGCCGCTTTGAAGAAGATAAAGCATGTATTGGAGAAGAAGGGAATCAGCAGATAA
- a CDS encoding peptidylprolyl isomerase: MTDKVVEAGDTVKFSFVGKFEDGSVFDTSDKPISVEIGTGKLIKGLDKEIMGMKEGQEKKVMVSPEEGYGEENPKLVGVIPSEVFRKNNIEPEVGMVLKTPQGNCHVTAVSGDDIEVNFNHPLAGRNLIFDIKIEEIIKK; the protein is encoded by the coding sequence ATGACGGATAAAGTGGTAGAAGCAGGAGATACCGTAAAATTTAGCTTTGTGGGAAAGTTTGAAGACGGTTCCGTCTTTGATACATCGGATAAGCCGATATCGGTGGAGATTGGGACCGGTAAGCTCATAAAAGGGCTTGATAAGGAGATCATGGGAATGAAGGAAGGCCAGGAGAAAAAAGTGATGGTATCTCCTGAGGAGGGTTATGGCGAGGAAAATCCCAAGCTCGTAGGGGTGATTCCTTCTGAGGTTTTCAGGAAAAACAACATCGAGCCGGAAGTAGGAATGGTGCTCAAAACCCCGCAGGGCAACTGTCACGTGACCGCGGTCTCCGGTGATGACATAGAGGTCAACTTCAATCACCCACTGGCCGGGAGAAATTTAATATTTGATATCAAGATTGAGGAGATAATAAAGAAATAA
- a CDS encoding DUF4126 domain-containing protein, which translates to MDTLLSICIGVGLSAACGFRIFMPLLIMSIASLSGHLTLAPGFEWIGTYEALGAFAVASFLEISAYYIPWVDNLLDSVAVPAATIAGTVVMASSVSEMSPLLQWALAVIVGGGVAGTIQGFTTITRVASTATTGGLGNFVVSTAEAGSSIFLSILAIFLPAIAALAVLGVLYFALKKIVGWFIGRKSLKSYQRSETTSPSLN; encoded by the coding sequence ATGGATACTTTGCTAAGTATATGCATTGGAGTTGGGTTAAGCGCCGCATGCGGGTTTCGGATCTTTATGCCGCTTTTGATAATGAGCATCGCCTCTCTCTCTGGCCATCTTACTCTGGCTCCAGGCTTTGAGTGGATTGGGACATATGAAGCGCTGGGAGCTTTTGCCGTAGCTTCATTCCTGGAGATTTCCGCCTATTATATTCCATGGGTTGACAACCTGCTGGATTCGGTTGCCGTGCCGGCGGCAACAATTGCCGGGACGGTGGTGATGGCTTCTTCGGTCTCGGAGATGAGTCCGTTGCTACAGTGGGCACTTGCCGTAATCGTGGGCGGAGGGGTTGCCGGGACTATTCAGGGATTCACCACTATAACCAGGGTGGCTTCTACTGCTACGACCGGTGGTTTGGGAAATTTCGTGGTCTCCACCGCTGAGGCGGGCAGCTCAATTTTCCTCTCTATTCTGGCGATCTTTTTGCCCGCTATTGCAGCGCTAGCAGTTCTGGGGGTTCTCTATTTTGCGCTAAAAAAGATAGTAGGCTGGTTCATCGGAAGGAAGAGTCTTAAGTCATATCAGCGTAGTGAAACTACCTCTCCATCTCTTAATTAA
- the hemG gene encoding protoporphyrinogen oxidase — translation MRIIVIGGGIAGLSAAHRLVELGSEKKLSLDVVLLEARERVGGVIATKNKDGFLIEEGPDSFITTKPWAFDLCRRLGLESQLINTDDKNRRTFVVRSGELIPIPDGLFMIAPTQFKPFLTSPLFSWHGKLRMLMDLVIPAKTHKDDESLASFVIRRLGREALERLAQPMIGGIYTADPEKLSMRATMPRFLEMEVEHGSIIRAMLHEQQKAKKLKRADSGARYSLFMSLRDGMETLVNSITSHLPEGVIKLAKQVKDLEFKDGNWHVTTDQGEGFSADAVIIAAASNLASKLVKGFDRSLSEDLSGIQFASSVVINMAYRRKDILHPLNGFGFVVPAVEGRSIIACSFSSVKFPGRAPEGFALLRCFLGGAIQPEIYERDDALLTEIVHEELSRLLQIKGDPVFESLRRYPNSMPQYHVGHLELVSRIFNRVDKYPGLALAGGAYYGVGLPDCVHSGEMAAEKLIKQIG, via the coding sequence ATGCGCATCATAGTCATCGGCGGGGGTATAGCCGGTTTAAGCGCGGCACATCGCCTAGTTGAGTTGGGTTCCGAGAAAAAACTATCTCTTGACGTAGTTCTCCTCGAGGCTAGAGAACGAGTTGGCGGTGTCATAGCCACAAAAAATAAAGACGGGTTCCTGATAGAAGAAGGTCCCGACTCTTTCATAACCACCAAACCCTGGGCGTTTGATTTGTGCAGGCGGCTCGGTCTGGAATCACAACTGATTAATACCGACGATAAAAACCGTCGCACTTTCGTCGTTAGGAGCGGGGAGTTAATTCCCATACCGGACGGCCTTTTTATGATAGCACCCACCCAATTCAAACCGTTCCTAACATCACCCCTCTTCTCTTGGCATGGGAAGCTGCGCATGCTTATGGACCTGGTTATCCCGGCCAAAACGCATAAAGACGATGAAAGCCTCGCTTCGTTTGTCATCCGCAGGTTGGGACGGGAGGCCCTAGAGCGCCTTGCTCAACCGATGATTGGTGGGATCTACACCGCCGACCCGGAGAAGCTCAGTATGCGCGCTACAATGCCCCGCTTTTTGGAGATGGAAGTAGAGCACGGAAGTATAATCAGGGCGATGCTCCATGAACAACAAAAGGCAAAAAAACTAAAAAGAGCTGATAGCGGCGCCCGTTACAGCTTGTTTATGTCTTTAAGAGACGGCATGGAAACCCTGGTCAACAGCATCACCTCGCATCTGCCCGAAGGGGTGATAAAACTAGCCAAGCAGGTAAAAGACTTGGAGTTTAAGGATGGTAATTGGCATGTAACAACCGACCAAGGAGAAGGCTTTTCCGCAGATGCGGTTATCATCGCAGCAGCATCAAACCTTGCATCAAAATTAGTAAAGGGCTTTGATCGATCCCTCTCCGAGGACCTCTCCGGGATTCAATTTGCCTCCTCCGTCGTAATCAACATGGCCTACAGGCGAAAAGACATATTGCATCCATTAAATGGTTTTGGATTTGTGGTGCCGGCAGTGGAAGGGCGCTCCATAATAGCCTGCTCGTTCAGCAGCGTGAAATTTCCCGGACGTGCCCCGGAAGGGTTTGCTCTACTGAGATGCTTTCTCGGCGGCGCTATTCAGCCGGAGATATATGAGCGGGATGATGCCCTGCTGACCGAGATAGTGCATGAGGAGCTATCTCGATTACTCCAAATTAAGGGTGACCCAGTATTTGAATCTTTACGACGTTATCCTAATTCAATGCCTCAATACCATGTAGGTCATCTTGAGCTTGTATCTCGAATCTTTAACCGCGTGGATAAATATCCAGGTCTGGCCCTGGCCGGAGGTGCCTACTATGGGGTTGGCCTCCCTGATTGTGTTCATTCCGGCGAAATGGCCGCAGAAAAACTGATAAAACAAATAGGCTAG
- the hemH gene encoding ferrochelatase, with the protein MSQKYDAILMIAYGGPEKPEDIRPFLAYVASGRPIPPERLEEVAHHYEIIGGKSPINELTFRQAKGLQDYLRRRGHTIPVYVGMRNWHPFLSDTIKKMYESGVRHVLGMIMAAHQCDASWERYQRDVEEAMAKTGVSLHVEYSPPLFDHPLFIEASADRVAECLSQIPADKRVDSALIFTAHSIPVPMANESPYVQQLLTSCRLVAEQINHVQWTLCYQSRSGRPTDPWLEPDIGDLLRKLAKEGVSYAVVQPIGFLCDHVEVLYDIGIEAAEVAEEVGITLLRANTVNDDPKFIEALADVVERYLKQDAVYRMQDAG; encoded by the coding sequence ATGTCCCAAAAATACGATGCCATACTCATGATCGCCTATGGAGGGCCGGAGAAGCCTGAAGACATAAGACCATTCTTGGCTTACGTCGCCAGCGGTCGCCCGATTCCGCCGGAAAGATTGGAAGAGGTGGCACATCACTACGAGATCATAGGCGGCAAATCGCCGATTAACGAACTAACCTTCAGGCAGGCGAAAGGTCTTCAAGATTATCTAAGAAGGCGTGGCCACACCATTCCGGTTTATGTAGGGATGAGAAACTGGCATCCCTTCCTTTCGGACACGATAAAAAAAATGTACGAGAGTGGTGTAAGGCACGTGCTCGGAATGATTATGGCCGCACATCAATGCGACGCCAGTTGGGAAAGGTATCAGCGCGACGTGGAGGAAGCGATGGCAAAAACAGGCGTGAGCCTGCATGTCGAATACAGCCCTCCGCTGTTTGACCATCCGCTTTTTATCGAGGCTTCGGCAGACCGTGTTGCCGAATGTCTCTCCCAAATCCCGGCGGATAAACGTGTAGATTCCGCCCTCATCTTTACAGCCCACAGCATCCCCGTACCAATGGCAAATGAATCTCCGTATGTTCAGCAACTATTAACCTCTTGTCGACTCGTTGCCGAGCAGATAAATCATGTGCAATGGACGCTTTGCTACCAGAGCAGAAGCGGCCGACCGACCGACCCGTGGCTGGAGCCGGATATAGGCGACCTGCTTCGCAAGCTGGCAAAAGAAGGTGTGAGCTACGCAGTGGTTCAGCCGATCGGTTTCCTCTGCGACCATGTAGAGGTGCTCTACGATATCGGCATCGAAGCCGCTGAAGTTGCGGAGGAAGTCGGAATCACCTTACTTCGGGCCAACACCGTAAACGACGATCCCAAGTTCATTGAGGCATTAGCAGACGTCGTGGAAAGATATCTAAAACAAGATGCAGTATACAGGATGCAGGATGCAGGATAA
- a CDS encoding DUF433 domain-containing protein yields the protein MNDQQLLERITLNPKVMAGKPVIRGTHLTVEYILNLLAHGATLAEILQEYKGLLQEDIQAWLQLSFPNVVIGNL from the coding sequence ATGAATGACCAGCAATTACTTGAGCGAATTACCTTAAATCCAAAAGTCATGGCTGGAAAGCCGGTAATAAGAGGAACCCACCTAACTGTCGAGTACATTCTGAACCTGCTTGCTCATGGAGCAACATTGGCGGAGATTCTTCAAGAATATAAGGGTCTCTTACAGGAAGACATTCAAGCCTGGTTACAGTTGTCATTCCCGAATGTAGTAATCGGGAATCTATAA
- the hemE gene encoding uroporphyrinogen decarboxylase — protein MANDFNGLRVVAFESRRAKEIEKLISYHGGIPLVAPSMREVPLSESTEALAFAEDLFEEKLDIVILLTGVGTRTLADVISTKYSHERFIEALGNTTIVARGPKPVAALREMGLKPQVLVPEPNTWRDILAIIDSELSIEGKRIAVQEYGISNRELLDGLRERGAVVTPVPVYRWALPEDLTPLRNAICSIVEGQIDISLFTSSQQVHHVIQVANMEGLEETLRNGFMRVAIGSIGPTTTQALREVGLSADYEPNSPKMGNLVREMARRGEALVHKKRIAHENGVDTNRWRRVDMIWAAPGQDTAAITRDSVFMKACRLESTNYTPIWLMRQAGRFLREYRELRSKVPFLELCKTPELAAEVTLSAAERLAVDAAIIFADILLILEPLGIELEFSKGDGPRIKKPVRSGKAVDSLAEFNPDAMQFVYDAVKITRRALDPNLALIGFAGAPFTVASYVIEGGGSRNYENTKKLMYSDSGMWHALMEQLTSATVAYVNGQISSGADAVQIFDSWVGCLSPDDYREFVLPHMHRLMQNIEPGVPVIHFGTGTSALLDMMKEAGSSTRPVLSGGRSGFVIGLDWRVDLKEAWARLGYDVAVQGNLDPVALFAQPSVIKRLATNILEKAEGRPGHIFNLGHGILPNTPVDNVLALVDAVHEYSSKLR, from the coding sequence ATGGCCAACGACTTTAACGGACTCCGGGTTGTGGCGTTTGAAAGCCGCCGGGCCAAGGAGATTGAGAAGTTAATATCCTATCATGGCGGAATCCCATTGGTGGCGCCGTCCATGCGCGAAGTCCCGCTTTCGGAATCGACCGAAGCGCTGGCATTTGCAGAGGACTTATTTGAGGAGAAACTGGATATAGTCATTCTTCTTACCGGAGTGGGTACTCGCACCCTGGCAGACGTCATCTCCACGAAATACTCGCATGAAAGATTCATCGAAGCACTAGGTAACACAACTATAGTAGCACGTGGGCCCAAACCGGTGGCCGCGCTTCGAGAGATGGGACTCAAGCCCCAGGTGCTCGTTCCCGAGCCAAACACCTGGCGGGACATTCTAGCCATCATCGACAGCGAGCTTTCAATAGAGGGAAAGCGCATTGCGGTACAAGAATACGGCATCTCGAATAGAGAATTACTAGACGGGTTAAGAGAACGCGGGGCGGTGGTTACCCCTGTTCCGGTTTACCGCTGGGCTCTACCCGAAGACCTGACTCCGCTCCGTAATGCCATATGCTCCATTGTTGAAGGGCAGATTGACATTTCACTCTTTACCAGCTCCCAGCAGGTTCACCACGTTATACAGGTTGCAAATATGGAAGGATTAGAAGAAACGCTTCGTAATGGATTTATGCGGGTGGCTATTGGTTCAATAGGCCCGACCACTACACAGGCTCTTCGCGAGGTGGGGCTCTCCGCTGATTACGAGCCTAATAGCCCGAAAATGGGTAATCTGGTGAGAGAGATGGCCCGTCGCGGAGAGGCGCTAGTGCACAAGAAAAGAATAGCCCACGAAAATGGGGTAGACACCAATCGCTGGCGTCGGGTGGACATGATTTGGGCAGCTCCAGGTCAAGATACGGCCGCAATCACCCGCGATTCCGTATTCATGAAAGCCTGCCGTCTCGAATCCACGAATTACACCCCGATCTGGCTGATGCGTCAAGCCGGCCGATTTCTCCGCGAATATCGCGAACTCCGCTCCAAGGTGCCGTTTTTAGAACTGTGTAAGACCCCGGAACTGGCAGCCGAAGTGACGCTTAGTGCGGCAGAAAGGCTGGCAGTAGACGCCGCCATTATATTTGCCGATATTCTTCTAATTCTCGAACCACTTGGGATAGAGCTCGAATTTTCAAAGGGTGACGGTCCCAGGATTAAAAAGCCGGTGCGTTCGGGTAAAGCCGTTGACAGTTTGGCCGAGTTTAACCCTGATGCCATGCAATTTGTTTATGATGCGGTGAAAATCACCCGCCGGGCGCTCGACCCTAACCTCGCCCTCATCGGTTTTGCCGGAGCACCCTTCACCGTCGCCTCCTATGTAATCGAGGGCGGAGGCTCCAGAAACTACGAAAACACTAAAAAACTAATGTACTCCGATTCAGGCATGTGGCACGCTCTTATGGAGCAACTGACTTCGGCAACAGTCGCTTATGTCAACGGCCAAATATCCTCCGGTGCGGATGCGGTGCAGATTTTTGATAGCTGGGTTGGCTGTCTTTCACCCGATGACTACAGGGAATTCGTCCTTCCGCACATGCATCGGCTCATGCAAAATATAGAGCCGGGGGTACCGGTCATACACTTTGGAACCGGCACCTCAGCCTTGCTCGACATGATGAAGGAGGCCGGTAGTTCGACTCGACCTGTACTGAGCGGAGGTAGAAGCGGATTTGTGATCGGGCTTGACTGGCGAGTAGACCTCAAGGAGGCTTGGGCAAGATTAGGATACGACGTGGCGGTACAGGGCAATCTCGACCCGGTTGCCCTTTTTGCTCAACCCTCAGTGATCAAGCGCCTAGCCACAAATATCCTAGAAAAGGCAGAAGGGCGTCCGGGGCATATATTCAACCTGGGCCACGGCATCTTGCCAAATACGCCCGTAGATAATGTGCTGGCATTAGTAGACGCCGTGCACGAGTATTCGAGTAAGTTAAGATAA